In the genome of Parus major isolate Abel chromosome 2, Parus_major1.1, whole genome shotgun sequence, one region contains:
- the FOXF2 gene encoding forkhead box protein F2 has translation MTTESGQQRLEPPVPLRSCSPAPGALQMSRPPSSALETSTSSSSTSTSSSSSSAAAAASSKSKKASSGLRRPEKPPYSYIALIVMAIQSSPSKRLTLSEIYQFLQARFPFFRGSYQGWKNSVRHNLSLNECFIKLPKGLGRPGKGHYWTIDPASEFMFEEGSFRRRPRGFRRKCQALKPMYRMMNGLGFGASILPQGFDFQAPPASLACHSNGYNLDMMPNAMASGYEGLSGGHHVPHMSPNPGSTYMASCPVTANGDYGPDSSSSPVPSSPAMASAIECHSPYTSPSAHWTASGASPYIKQQGLPAANAASSGIHSSVPSYSLEQGYLHQSPRDDLSVGLPRYQHHPSPVCDRKDFVLNFNGISSFHPSASGSYYHHHHHQSVCQDIKPCVM, from the exons ATGACCACCGAGAGCGGGCAGCAGCGGCTGGAGCCCCCCGTCCCTCTCCGCTCCTGCAGCCCGGCTCCCGGAGCTCTCCAGATGAGCCGGCCGCCCTCCTCCGCCCTGGAGACCtccacctcctcttcctccacctccacctcctcctcctcctcctcggcggcggcggccgcgtCCTCCAAGAGCAAGAAGGCCAGCTCGGGGCTGCGGCGGCCCGAGAAGCCCCCCTACTCTTACATCGCCCTCATCGTCATGGCCATCCAGAGCTCGCCCTCCAAGCGCCTAACCCTCAGCGAGATCTACCAGTTCCTGCAGGCCCGCTTCCCCTTCTTTCGCGGCTCCTATCAGGGCTGGAAGAACTCCGTGCGCCACAACCTCTCTCTCAACGAGTGCTTCATCAAGCTGCCCAAGGGCCTGGGCCGCCCGGGCAAGGGCCACTACTGGACCATCGACCCGGCCAGCGAGTTCATGTTCGAGGAGGGCTCCTTCCGACGGCGGCCCCGCGGCTTCAGGAGGAAATGCCAGGCGCTGAAGCCCATGTACCGCATGATGAACGGGCTGGGCTTCGGCGCCTCCATCCTCCCGCAGGGCTTCGATTTCCAGGCGCCCCCCGCCTCCCTCGCCTGCCACTCCAATGGCTACAACCTCGACATGATGCCCAACGCCATGGCCAGCGGCTACGAGGGACTCAGCGGCGGCCACCACGTCCCACACATGTCTCCCAACCCCGGCTCGACCTACATGGCCAGCTGCCCGGTGACTGCCAACGGGGACTACGGCCccgacagcagcagcagccccgtGCCCTCGTCGCCGGCCATGGCGAGTGCCATCGAGTGCCACTCGCCCTACACGAGCCCTTCGGCTCACTGGACAGCCTCAGGGGCCTCGCCCTACATAAAGCAGCAGGGCCTCCCCGCCGCCAACGCCGCCTCCTCCGGCATCCACTCCAGCGTGCCCTCCtattccctggagcagggataCCTGCACCAGAGCCCCCGCGACGACCTCTCAG TGGGACTGCCTCGCTACCAGCATCATCCCTCCCCGGTGTGTGACAGGAAAGATTTTGTCCTCAATTTTAATggcatttcttcatttcacCCGTCCGCTAGTGGATCTTACTaccaccatcaccatcaccaaAGCGTCTGTCAAGACATCAAGCCCTGCGTGATGTGA